From one Trueperella pyogenes genomic stretch:
- a CDS encoding TetR/AcrR family transcriptional regulator: MEAVSTGRRAGLSRDLVVEKAVELSSLSGVEGWSVRDIARELEVVPSVIYHYFSNKEAICDAVVDRVCEGIEVPDPDLDWKDWFRCMAHSFRPTLLAYPGITDRFARGKFTKQFLPMLDGAWVKLQEAGFGDNAAVVYTIIANSLIHTIGARNLRALNQTQPRHDLHQMLDRFEPLKAQSVGLANIVSSYLEPLSHPEKEEEMSRKYYDLVLSVILDGVEHTFLSKVDPAITTRK; the protein is encoded by the coding sequence ATGGAAGCTGTGTCTACGGGGCGAAGGGCTGGGCTATCGCGCGATCTGGTCGTGGAAAAAGCCGTGGAATTGAGCTCCTTGAGCGGCGTTGAAGGATGGTCGGTGCGTGATATCGCCCGCGAACTCGAGGTGGTCCCCTCGGTGATCTACCATTATTTTTCAAACAAGGAAGCTATTTGTGATGCGGTCGTAGATCGGGTGTGCGAGGGAATTGAAGTTCCTGACCCGGATCTTGACTGGAAAGATTGGTTTCGATGCATGGCTCATAGCTTCCGCCCCACGTTGTTGGCCTATCCTGGTATTACCGATAGATTTGCGCGCGGTAAATTCACTAAACAGTTTTTGCCGATGCTAGATGGGGCATGGGTCAAGCTACAAGAAGCTGGTTTTGGTGATAACGCGGCTGTCGTATACACGATTATCGCGAACTCGTTGATCCACACGATCGGTGCGCGCAATCTTCGGGCATTAAACCAAACGCAGCCTCGCCACGACCTGCACCAGATGTTGGACAGATTTGAGCCGCTGAAGGCGCAATCAGTGGGTCTGGCCAACATAGTGAGTTCTTATCTGGAGCCTCTGTCGCACCCGGAAAAGGAAGAGGAGATGTCCAGGAAATACTACGACCTCGTGCTTTCCGTGATCCTTGATGGGGTCGAACATACTTTTCTTTCCAAAGTGGATCCTGCGATTACAACAAGGAAGTAG
- a CDS encoding MFS transporter yields MPDPHSDKPAQSPIDPGSQANLVVGIVFLAYMGQMILNPIIAPLSRQMGLQEWHIGATISLAAIVLASLSAYWGRASQRLGAKRVLTTGLAVAIIALSAFGVVSYLGMNQGLSGIGLVFGVVITRGLLYGAGISAIAPTAQAHLVTHTTSENGRVKALGMIGAAQGMSSIVGGVAGGALAAAGGLILPLAVMPVVMALGLIVLLVSFKPQGQGLIVEKPKRIRFTDPRVLPWLVSGLVMFLVFSSLATIFGFTVQDRFALSATTTAGISAIYLTVMGITMIIAQAMIAPKTGWSAAKLLRTGLIITLVATVLIWPTPSHALLTVGCILLGLGMGLAMPGYNTGPTLKMTTDEQGAVAGVINANNGLAYAVAPLASTALYGWSPVAPFVISIALLAVAVVYTHITPSLR; encoded by the coding sequence ATGCCTGATCCGCACAGCGATAAGCCAGCCCAGAGCCCGATTGATCCAGGATCCCAAGCAAACCTGGTGGTAGGAATCGTGTTTCTTGCCTACATGGGTCAAATGATCCTCAACCCGATCATTGCACCCTTGTCACGGCAAATGGGTCTCCAAGAATGGCACATCGGCGCTACTATCTCTTTAGCCGCGATCGTATTAGCGAGCTTGAGTGCTTATTGGGGGCGCGCCTCCCAGCGCCTAGGAGCTAAACGCGTGCTCACTACCGGATTAGCAGTTGCGATCATTGCACTCAGCGCGTTCGGCGTCGTCTCCTACCTTGGGATGAATCAAGGGCTCAGCGGCATAGGTCTGGTCTTCGGCGTCGTCATTACGCGCGGACTACTGTACGGGGCCGGAATTTCGGCGATTGCCCCCACCGCGCAAGCCCACCTCGTCACGCATACCACCAGCGAGAACGGGCGGGTGAAAGCGCTCGGAATGATCGGAGCAGCCCAAGGCATGTCCTCCATCGTCGGCGGCGTAGCAGGCGGAGCGTTGGCTGCCGCAGGCGGCCTGATCTTACCCTTGGCCGTCATGCCCGTCGTGATGGCACTCGGGCTGATCGTTCTCTTGGTGAGTTTTAAACCTCAGGGCCAAGGTCTAATCGTCGAAAAGCCTAAGCGAATTCGCTTCACCGACCCACGTGTATTGCCCTGGTTGGTCAGCGGCTTGGTCATGTTTCTCGTGTTTTCCTCGCTCGCCACGATTTTCGGATTCACAGTCCAGGATCGCTTCGCCCTTTCTGCCACCACGACCGCTGGTATCTCCGCGATATACCTGACAGTCATGGGCATCACCATGATCATTGCCCAAGCCATGATTGCCCCCAAGACCGGCTGGAGTGCAGCAAAACTCTTACGTACCGGCCTCATCATTACCCTGGTCGCAACCGTACTCATCTGGCCCACACCTTCACACGCCCTCTTGACCGTCGGATGTATTCTGCTGGGCTTAGGCATGGGATTGGCCATGCCCGGATACAACACCGGCCCCACTTTAAAGATGACCACCGACGAACAAGGGGCAGTCGCCGGCGTCATCAATGCCAACAATGGGCTGGCCTACGCCGTCGCTCCGCTGGCCTCTACAGCCCTGTACGGCTGGAGCCCCGTCGCACCCTTCGTCATCTCCATCGCCTTGCTCGCAGTAGCCGTCGTATATACCCACATAACACCTTCCCTGCGCTAG
- a CDS encoding ClbS/DfsB family four-helix bundle protein, producing the protein MPRPTTKNELLTAANLSFEKLTKLWDGFTAEQAHRPFPAALLTSGTQAHWQRDRRLRDVVIHLHEWHNLLVTWVNANQTGTPTSFFPEPYTWRNYAALNEQFVCQHQDTTYETARSLLATSHCRVLEMIESFSNDELFTKKYFTWTGTTSLGSYFVSATSSHYEWAAKKTRAYAKILAREDEL; encoded by the coding sequence ATGCCAAGGCCGACAACGAAGAACGAGCTACTGACCGCAGCGAATCTCTCCTTCGAGAAACTCACAAAGCTGTGGGACGGGTTCACCGCCGAACAAGCTCATCGCCCCTTTCCTGCAGCGCTGTTGACGAGTGGCACCCAAGCGCATTGGCAGCGCGACAGGCGCCTGCGCGACGTCGTAATCCACCTGCATGAATGGCACAACCTCCTTGTAACGTGGGTCAACGCCAACCAGACTGGTACCCCCACAAGCTTTTTCCCTGAGCCATACACGTGGCGCAACTACGCCGCGCTCAACGAACAGTTCGTGTGCCAACATCAAGACACAACCTACGAAACAGCCCGTAGCCTCTTGGCAACGTCGCATTGCCGCGTGCTCGAGATGATCGAAAGCTTCAGTAACGATGAGCTTTTCACCAAGAAATATTTCACCTGGACAGGCACGACCAGCTTAGGTTCATACTTCGTGTCAGCGACCAGCTCCCACTACGAATGGGCAGCCAAGAAGACTCGAGCTTACGCGAAAATCCTTGCACGCGAAGATGAACTGTAG
- a CDS encoding integrase core domain-containing protein — MDNGLEFISHELTQWAAKQDTVEAFIPPGMPWHNGFVDSFHNRLRDKLLEDEMFETLPMRRAACDCGRSAIIPSFEPRVYPAD; from the coding sequence ATGGATAACGGACTGGAGTTCATCAGCCATGAGCTGACCCAATGGGCAGCCAAACAAGACACCGTCGAAGCGTTCATCCCACCGGGAATGCCCTGGCATAACGGGTTTGTGGACTCCTTCCACAACCGGCTACGTGACAAGCTGCTAGAAGACGAGATGTTCGAGACCCTGCCCATGCGTCGCGCTGCCTGCGACTGTGGTCGGAGCGCTATAATACCCTCATTCGAGCCTAGGGTTTATCCCGCCGACTGA
- a CDS encoding ATP-binding protein yields the protein MTYIDRAVDYSVSADLAVMGAVLLEGVRGCGKTETGFQHANSQFRVDQAQNRRLAVLNPSAALEGAMPRLIDEWQLAPNLWNEVRHEIDARREPGQFILSGSATPADDVTRHTGAGRISRIRMRPMALGETYPQEQRVTLSQLRSMDYLPALTGHLSYRDLAVEAVRGGWPFLISTKQPGFVRYVRNYLENIVHADISQLGTEYSPMRVRRLLSSVARNISSEAAATTLAADVSADGGKLSAASAREYLDALTRIFVLEELPAWSGSLRSKTRLRQQPKLHFCDPSLACAALRITPEALANDPEYFGQIFESMAVRDLRVYADQIDASCFGYRDGAGLEVDVLIEFAEGGWAGVEVKLGESDAVIRSAEKNLLRLANYRMTTNPEFLVVVTGGSSVFTLPSGVHILPLSVLGPIR from the coding sequence GTGACGTATATCGATAGAGCTGTTGACTATTCAGTCTCTGCAGATCTGGCAGTAATGGGGGCCGTCTTGCTGGAAGGCGTTCGTGGCTGCGGAAAAACAGAGACTGGCTTTCAGCATGCCAATTCGCAGTTTCGGGTTGATCAAGCGCAGAACCGTCGACTTGCAGTACTTAATCCTTCTGCCGCACTCGAAGGTGCTATGCCGCGGTTAATTGACGAATGGCAGCTCGCCCCCAATTTGTGGAATGAAGTCAGGCATGAGATTGATGCCCGCAGAGAGCCGGGACAATTCATACTTTCTGGATCCGCGACGCCCGCCGATGATGTCACCAGGCATACCGGTGCGGGGCGTATTTCCAGGATTCGAATGCGGCCGATGGCCCTTGGTGAAACATACCCACAGGAGCAGCGTGTCACACTTTCACAGTTGCGTAGCATGGATTATCTGCCTGCTCTAACTGGGCACCTTTCGTATCGGGATCTTGCAGTTGAGGCGGTGCGCGGCGGTTGGCCATTTCTGATATCGACTAAGCAACCGGGCTTCGTGCGTTATGTCCGCAATTATTTAGAGAACATTGTTCACGCTGACATCTCGCAGCTAGGAACCGAATATTCACCCATGCGGGTGCGCAGACTGCTGTCGAGCGTAGCTAGAAATATTTCCTCTGAAGCGGCAGCAACTACGCTGGCGGCCGACGTGTCTGCTGACGGTGGCAAATTGAGTGCGGCTAGCGCACGCGAATATTTAGATGCGCTCACGCGAATATTTGTTCTAGAAGAACTGCCTGCTTGGAGCGGTTCTTTACGGTCAAAGACCAGATTGCGCCAGCAACCCAAGCTGCACTTCTGCGACCCGTCTCTTGCCTGCGCTGCCCTCAGGATCACGCCTGAAGCTCTGGCGAATGACCCGGAATATTTTGGTCAAATTTTCGAGTCCATGGCTGTTCGCGATCTGCGAGTCTATGCCGACCAGATTGACGCCTCATGTTTCGGCTACCGAGATGGTGCCGGTCTAGAAGTCGATGTTTTGATCGAATTCGCTGAGGGTGGCTGGGCAGGTGTAGAAGTGAAGCTCGGTGAATCAGACGCAGTAATCAGGTCAGCTGAAAAGAATCTTTTGAGGCTAGCTAATTACCGGATGACCACGAATCCAGAATTCTTAGTGGTAGTAACAGGCGGCAGTAGCGTCTTTACTCTGCCCAGCGGGGTTCACATTCTGCCGCTCAGTGTGCTTGGCCCAATTCGCTAA
- a CDS encoding zinc ribbon domain-containing protein — MWDQVHYELATRHGNIKTSKVGLFSTRLKCGECGAWYGRKTWASTTKYKYMVWRCNAKYDHDQPCKTATQRDEQIQDAFLQALNQLSKQHRGQNRLPQTITDTFDTASLEAESTSLDEKIRDLADQIEELIAENQRVAPDQDLFQARYTALDAKCQKTVARKQAIDAEIAARQAKLTAIKTAYKQLADKPVERLQPSQRTALIDHAVVRESEIRFVFRTGDTIRAALT; from the coding sequence GTGTGGGATCAAGTCCACTACGAACTGGCGACCCGGCACGGGAACATCAAAACCTCAAAAGTCGGCCTGTTTTCAACTCGCCTGAAATGCGGTGAGTGCGGGGCGTGGTACGGGCGGAAAACGTGGGCGTCGACCACGAAATACAAATACATGGTGTGGCGGTGCAACGCCAAATACGACCACGACCAACCCTGCAAAACCGCCACCCAGCGTGACGAACAGATACAGGACGCGTTCTTGCAAGCGCTGAATCAACTCAGCAAACAGCATCGAGGGCAGAACCGACTACCGCAGACAATCACCGACACGTTCGACACTGCCAGTCTCGAGGCTGAATCTACTTCTCTCGATGAAAAGATTCGTGACCTTGCCGATCAGATCGAGGAGTTGATTGCGGAAAATCAGCGGGTTGCTCCAGACCAAGACCTCTTTCAAGCCCGCTACACCGCGCTGGACGCGAAATGCCAGAAAACTGTCGCCCGCAAACAGGCTATTGATGCTGAGATCGCTGCCAGACAGGCGAAACTCACCGCGATCAAGACCGCCTACAAGCAGCTAGCAGACAAACCCGTCGAACGGCTCCAGCCGTCCCAGCGGACAGCCCTGATAGATCACGCCGTGGTCAGGGAATCCGAGATTCGATTTGTATTCCGAACCGGCGACACCATTCGGGCTGCACTTACCTAA
- a CDS encoding alpha/beta hydrolase, whose amino-acid sequence MKKLQILSLCLAATLSLAACTSTGPGGARNTTVASSTTPIQAEMPAIPAGLENFYNQDVAWEECGTGFDCATIAVPMDYDNPQGKQITLSLKKAKAGKKALGTLIVNPGGPGASGLEMVSDVTHYFSENIRDNFDVLGFDPRGVGESSPVDCLDDADLAALFDKSYPSSPEGKLDQKRDAEKLVQGCVDKTGELLKFVGTREAAKDMDVMRHLAGDPKLYYVGFSYGTTLGGMYAELFPKNVGRMILDGAVDDAIPAFEQTKAQVKGFEKAFGAYLDHCVAGGSCILGATVDEGWATLKELAESVKNKPVPAGADRVLGGTGLFYGIIAPLYEDGAWFALDAAFEELINHNKGDIFALLYDQYRGREGNTFKNNMFEANFAISCADTFVEGTESDWEKKAEELKEISPVFGEALGYSQYACQLMPGGQDGPLGPFVAAGSAPIVVVGTTGDPATPYEWGKAFAKNLENSRFVTWEGEGHTAYGRAGNCIKSALDKYLLTGEAPEDGLTCKAKE is encoded by the coding sequence GTGAAGAAACTACAGATACTCTCCTTGTGCTTGGCTGCGACTCTGTCACTTGCCGCCTGTACATCGACTGGACCCGGCGGGGCCCGTAATACCACCGTCGCTTCCAGCACGACGCCGATCCAGGCCGAGATGCCCGCGATTCCCGCAGGCCTGGAGAATTTCTACAACCAGGACGTGGCCTGGGAAGAGTGCGGTACCGGTTTCGACTGCGCGACCATCGCCGTACCCATGGATTACGACAACCCGCAGGGCAAGCAAATCACGCTCTCACTGAAGAAGGCCAAGGCGGGTAAGAAGGCGCTCGGCACCCTGATCGTCAATCCGGGAGGTCCGGGAGCATCGGGCCTGGAAATGGTCAGTGATGTCACCCACTACTTCTCAGAAAACATCCGCGATAATTTCGACGTCCTCGGATTCGACCCGCGCGGCGTCGGAGAATCTAGCCCCGTCGATTGTTTAGACGACGCCGATCTTGCTGCTCTGTTCGATAAGTCGTACCCGTCGTCGCCCGAAGGAAAGCTGGACCAGAAGCGGGACGCAGAAAAACTGGTCCAAGGATGTGTAGATAAAACGGGCGAGCTGTTGAAATTCGTAGGGACGCGTGAGGCCGCCAAAGATATGGACGTCATGCGTCATCTTGCAGGTGATCCAAAGCTCTACTATGTGGGATTTTCCTACGGCACTACGCTCGGAGGCATGTACGCCGAGCTTTTCCCGAAGAACGTCGGGCGCATGATCCTCGATGGTGCAGTGGATGATGCGATTCCTGCATTCGAACAGACCAAAGCACAAGTTAAAGGCTTCGAGAAGGCCTTCGGCGCATACTTAGACCATTGCGTTGCCGGTGGTTCGTGCATTCTTGGCGCAACTGTCGACGAGGGATGGGCGACACTGAAGGAACTCGCGGAGAGCGTCAAGAATAAGCCGGTTCCAGCGGGCGCAGATCGTGTGCTGGGCGGGACAGGACTCTTCTACGGCATAATCGCACCGCTTTATGAGGACGGCGCATGGTTTGCGTTGGACGCCGCATTCGAGGAACTCATCAATCATAATAAGGGCGACATATTTGCCCTTCTCTATGACCAATATCGCGGGCGCGAGGGCAACACCTTCAAAAACAACATGTTCGAGGCCAACTTCGCTATCAGCTGTGCCGACACCTTCGTCGAGGGAACAGAAAGCGATTGGGAGAAAAAGGCCGAAGAATTGAAAGAAATCTCACCAGTCTTCGGCGAGGCCTTGGGATACTCTCAGTACGCTTGCCAGCTCATGCCCGGCGGCCAAGACGGTCCACTCGGACCGTTCGTCGCAGCGGGCTCGGCTCCGATCGTCGTCGTCGGAACGACGGGCGACCCGGCCACCCCATACGAGTGGGGCAAAGCTTTCGCGAAGAACCTGGAGAACTCCAGGTTCGTCACATGGGAAGGCGAGGGACACACTGCATACGGCCGAGCAGGCAACTGTATCAAGAGTGCCCTGGACAAGTATCTTCTTACTGGTGAGGCGCCAGAGGACGGCCTCACATGCAAAGCCAAGGAGTAG
- a CDS encoding DNA polymerase III subunit delta' — protein sequence MSVFRDLVSQEEAIADLMRAAVAARNIAKASFDMPIQSGNSAMSHAWLITGPPGSGRSLAARAFAAALQCTGATPGCGECAQCKSVMGRQHPDVSSLSTDLVTIKAEEVRAYVASSYQAPGTGAWKVFIIEDADRMVERTTNVLLKAIEEPGPRTVWVLCTAAVADVLPTIRSRCRNVNLVTPAIEDVARLLVERESVEPAEAMVAAQAAQSHIGVAKALATDPQAAGVRKKTLDALVSIRGVGDAAVAAWMLVDPELMGVSGTKRDKDSEAKEEAERLAALGLEAGGRVPASVRSQVKAASVDSKRRATRNLHDMIDRELVYMISFYRDVVATQLQAGVALINADYEQSVSRIAAAIGPVEALNRLDVLSQARERMRGNVAPQLLMEAALSAMRVGAD from the coding sequence GTGAGTGTCTTCCGGGATCTGGTCAGTCAAGAGGAAGCGATAGCCGACCTCATGCGTGCGGCCGTTGCGGCACGCAACATCGCCAAGGCCAGCTTCGACATGCCAATCCAGTCCGGGAACTCCGCCATGAGCCACGCTTGGCTTATCACCGGCCCGCCTGGTTCGGGCAGATCCCTTGCCGCGCGCGCCTTCGCGGCCGCCCTCCAGTGTACTGGGGCAACACCCGGATGCGGTGAGTGTGCTCAATGTAAATCAGTCATGGGACGCCAACACCCGGATGTCAGCTCCTTATCCACCGACCTGGTGACGATCAAGGCTGAGGAAGTGCGCGCCTATGTGGCCAGCTCGTACCAGGCCCCGGGCACGGGTGCGTGGAAGGTGTTCATCATCGAAGACGCCGACCGCATGGTCGAGCGCACCACAAATGTTCTCCTCAAAGCAATAGAGGAGCCTGGCCCGCGCACCGTATGGGTGTTGTGTACGGCGGCGGTGGCCGACGTGTTACCAACCATCCGCTCCCGCTGCCGTAACGTCAACCTAGTCACGCCAGCGATCGAAGACGTCGCACGCCTGCTCGTGGAGCGGGAATCGGTGGAACCGGCCGAGGCCATGGTGGCCGCGCAGGCAGCACAGTCTCACATCGGCGTCGCCAAAGCGCTGGCTACTGATCCGCAGGCTGCCGGTGTGCGAAAGAAGACTCTGGATGCGCTGGTATCGATCCGGGGGGTCGGCGACGCCGCTGTGGCGGCCTGGATGCTTGTAGATCCAGAACTCATGGGCGTAAGTGGGACTAAGCGAGATAAAGACAGTGAAGCGAAAGAGGAAGCGGAGCGTCTCGCAGCGCTCGGCCTTGAAGCGGGCGGCCGGGTGCCTGCGTCCGTGCGTAGCCAGGTGAAGGCGGCTAGCGTCGATTCGAAGCGACGGGCCACTCGCAACCTCCACGACATGATCGACCGCGAGCTCGTCTACATGATTTCTTTCTACCGTGATGTTGTGGCCACACAACTTCAGGCCGGCGTCGCGCTCATCAACGCCGACTACGAGCAAAGCGTCTCCCGGATAGCCGCAGCGATTGGCCCCGTCGAAGCATTAAACCGTCTCGATGTGCTCAGCCAAGCGCGTGAGCGTATGCGTGGCAACGTGGCGCCGCAATTGCTCATGGAGGCAGCGCTGTCTGCGATGCGCGTGGGAGCTGATTAA
- the tmk gene encoding dTMP kinase, producing MGLFISFEGGDGSGKSTQARALSAWLEDTGHDVVVTREPGGTAMGASIRELLLHGEDMGPRAEALLYAADRSHHVESKIRPALARGAIVITDRYLDSSVAYQGAARELGIDEVRDLSLWAVGGLLPDITFLLDLPASAGFERAQLRTGGLDRLERAGKEFHDAVQEQYSLLARREPQRFYRLDGRRPITDLAAEIREVVVGLLEERREETRADGTFVECGDQAAMRGGRA from the coding sequence ATGGGCCTGTTTATTTCCTTCGAAGGCGGAGACGGCAGCGGTAAATCCACGCAGGCGCGTGCGCTTTCGGCCTGGCTGGAAGATACTGGCCACGACGTCGTCGTGACGCGCGAGCCCGGTGGCACCGCGATGGGGGCATCGATCCGTGAGCTCCTCCTGCACGGGGAGGACATGGGCCCACGCGCCGAGGCCTTGCTGTATGCCGCGGATCGCTCTCACCACGTCGAATCTAAAATCCGCCCGGCGCTTGCGCGTGGGGCGATCGTGATAACGGATCGCTATCTTGACTCCTCTGTGGCCTACCAGGGGGCTGCGCGGGAGCTCGGCATCGACGAGGTGCGCGACCTCTCACTTTGGGCAGTGGGCGGGCTCCTCCCCGACATCACTTTCCTCCTCGACCTGCCCGCCTCCGCCGGCTTCGAGCGCGCTCAGTTGCGCACCGGCGGTCTCGATCGGCTCGAACGTGCAGGCAAGGAATTTCACGACGCCGTCCAGGAACAGTATAGCCTGCTTGCCCGGCGCGAACCGCAACGCTTTTACCGGCTGGACGGACGCCGCCCCATCACGGATCTGGCCGCGGAGATCCGTGAAGTCGTGGTGGGGCTGCTCGAAGAGCGGCGGGAAGAAACGCGTGCTGATGGCACGTTCGTCGAGTGCGGCGATCAGGCGGCTATGCGAGGTGGGCGCGCGTGA
- the topA gene encoding type I DNA topoisomerase translates to MTKLVIVESPAKARTIGNYVGSDFVVEASIGHIRDLPRPSELPAEMKKGSFGKFAVDIDHDFDPYYVVNADKKKKVSELKKALKDADTLYLATDEDREGEAIAWHLLQVLQPKIPVKRMVFHEITKEAITRALDATRDIDEQLVDAQETRRILDRLVGYEVSPLLWRKVAPGLSAGRVQSVTTRLVVERERERMAFVPASYWDVAVQHTKDGQAFESKLYALDGARIASGKDFSDDGQLTAKAEKAGVRTLDSATATAVAEALQGGQAWVSSVETKPYRRRPAAPFTTSTLQQEASRKLHLSSRDTMRVAQSLYENGFITYMRTDSTNLSDEAISAARRQIKELYGAASLPETPRIYAAKAKGAQEAHEAIRPAGDHFRTPQQVENQLRGREFQLYELIWKRTIASQMADATGSTASVRLVADIQVAGASQEATLAASGTIITFRGFLAAYEEGQDTKRYEDESQSRLPDLVEGEHVDNVEASADGHETTPPPRYTEASLVRTLEERGIGRPSTYASTISTVIDRGYIDKKGNALVPTWTAFSVVRLLEDNLPELVDYDFTADMESDLDAIAAGLKSRVEYLAGFYYGTDEIKGLHGLVDGLGDIDARAVNTIDLSDTIAVRVGRYGPYLEESSGDTVTRRANIPPEVTPDELTLAKATALLDAAMQEDRELGKDPETGYSIVVKDGRFGPYVSEVLPDDAVAYTPTGKVSKVKPKPRTASLFASMSPETVTIEDALRLLSLPREVGESDGEMIVATNGRYGPYMKRGSDSRSLESEEQIFSITLEEAEAIFAQPKVRGQRQARPPLAELGKDPVSGGNILLKDGRFGPYVTDGETNASLPRSEDINQITPERAQELLVQRRLKIAEQGGPKARNKAKKTVRSLAKKSTAKKATTKKTAKK, encoded by the coding sequence ATGACGAAGCTTGTCATCGTCGAGTCTCCTGCCAAGGCTCGCACGATTGGGAACTATGTGGGTTCCGACTTCGTGGTTGAAGCATCCATTGGCCATATTCGCGATCTCCCGCGCCCATCGGAGCTCCCAGCCGAAATGAAGAAGGGCTCTTTTGGCAAGTTCGCCGTGGATATCGACCACGATTTCGATCCGTATTACGTGGTGAACGCGGACAAGAAGAAAAAGGTATCTGAGCTGAAGAAAGCGCTCAAAGATGCCGACACCCTCTACCTGGCAACCGATGAGGATCGGGAAGGTGAGGCCATTGCATGGCATCTGCTTCAGGTGCTTCAACCGAAGATCCCGGTCAAGCGCATGGTCTTCCACGAGATCACGAAGGAAGCGATCACCCGCGCGCTCGATGCCACTCGCGACATCGACGAACAGCTAGTCGATGCCCAGGAAACGCGCCGCATTCTCGATCGCCTCGTGGGCTATGAGGTCTCCCCGCTGCTGTGGCGCAAGGTTGCGCCCGGCCTGTCCGCCGGCCGTGTCCAGTCCGTGACCACCCGCCTCGTCGTCGAGCGCGAACGGGAGCGAATGGCGTTCGTGCCCGCCTCCTACTGGGATGTGGCCGTGCAGCACACGAAAGACGGGCAGGCTTTCGAATCCAAGCTCTACGCGTTAGATGGCGCCCGAATTGCCTCGGGCAAGGATTTCAGCGACGACGGCCAGCTGACAGCTAAGGCTGAAAAGGCGGGCGTGCGCACGCTCGACTCCGCAACGGCGACGGCCGTGGCTGAAGCATTGCAAGGCGGGCAGGCGTGGGTCTCTTCGGTGGAGACGAAGCCCTACCGGCGTCGCCCGGCGGCGCCGTTCACCACTTCCACGCTCCAGCAAGAAGCCTCCCGCAAGCTGCATCTGTCTTCGCGTGACACCATGCGCGTGGCGCAGTCCTTGTACGAAAACGGCTTCATCACCTATATGCGAACGGATTCGACAAACCTCTCCGACGAGGCGATTTCCGCAGCCCGCCGCCAGATAAAGGAGCTGTACGGTGCGGCGTCCTTGCCAGAGACACCGCGTATCTATGCTGCGAAGGCGAAGGGAGCGCAGGAAGCCCACGAAGCCATCCGTCCCGCCGGGGACCACTTCCGTACCCCACAACAGGTGGAAAACCAGCTGCGTGGCCGCGAATTTCAGTTATACGAGCTGATCTGGAAGCGCACGATCGCCTCCCAGATGGCCGATGCCACGGGGTCGACCGCATCGGTGCGCCTTGTTGCCGACATCCAGGTAGCTGGAGCTAGCCAGGAAGCCACGTTGGCGGCGTCGGGAACGATCATCACGTTCCGCGGATTCCTCGCGGCCTATGAAGAGGGCCAGGACACGAAGCGTTACGAGGATGAGTCCCAGTCCCGGCTGCCCGATCTTGTGGAAGGCGAACACGTGGATAACGTGGAGGCTTCGGCTGACGGCCACGAGACCACCCCACCGCCGCGTTACACGGAAGCCTCGCTGGTTCGCACGCTCGAGGAGCGGGGAATCGGGCGTCCGTCCACGTATGCGTCCACGATTTCGACTGTCATCGACCGCGGTTACATCGACAAGAAGGGTAACGCCCTCGTACCCACCTGGACCGCTTTCTCCGTGGTTCGCCTCCTCGAGGATAACCTCCCTGAGCTGGTCGATTATGACTTCACTGCGGACATGGAATCGGATCTCGACGCGATCGCTGCAGGTCTAAAGAGCCGCGTTGAGTACTTGGCCGGCTTCTACTACGGCACGGATGAGATCAAGGGCTTACATGGGCTGGTCGACGGCCTGGGCGACATCGACGCGCGCGCGGTCAACACCATCGACCTCTCGGACACGATCGCCGTGCGCGTTGGCCGCTACGGGCCCTACCTCGAAGAAAGCTCCGGAGATACCGTCACGCGGCGCGCCAACATCCCGCCCGAAGTCACTCCCGACGAGCTGACGCTCGCCAAGGCCACAGCACTACTCGACGCAGCGATGCAGGAGGATCGCGAACTGGGCAAGGATCCAGAAACCGGCTACTCAATCGTTGTCAAAGACGGCCGCTTTGGCCCCTACGTTTCCGAAGTACTGCCCGACGACGCCGTGGCCTACACGCCCACTGGCAAGGTCTCGAAGGTCAAGCCGAAGCCGAGGACGGCGTCGTTGTTTGCGTCAATGAGCCCGGAGACAGTGACGATCGAGGACGCGCTCAGACTGCTCTCCCTGCCGCGTGAGGTGGGCGAATCGGATGGGGAAATGATCGTGGCCACCAATGGCCGTTACGGGCCTTACATGAAACGCGGCTCAGACTCGCGCTCGTTAGAGAGCGAAGAGCAAATCTTCTCCATCACACTCGAAGAAGCAGAGGCCATTTTCGCGCAGCCGAAAGTACGCGGGCAGCGCCAGGCCCGCCCGCCGCTTGCCGAACTCGGCAAAGATCCGGTCTCGGGCGGAAACATCCTGCTCAAGGACGGCCGGTTTGGTCCCTACGTGACAGACGGTGAAACGAACGCTTCCCTGCCACGCTCGGAGGACATCAACCAGATCACCCCAGAACGCGCCCAAGAACTCCTCGTCCAACGGCGCCTGAAGATCGCTGAACAAGGCGGGCCGAAGGCGCGCAACAAGGCGAAGAAAACAGTGCGCTCTTTAGCAAAGAAGTCCACCGCCAAAAAGGCCACTACGAAGAAAACGGCGAAGAAGTAG